One segment of Porticoccus hydrocarbonoclasticus MCTG13d DNA contains the following:
- a CDS encoding TIGR02444 family protein, which produces MSQFTGNPFWDYSLVHYGRPEVARACLELQEDVGANVNLVLFCCWLGSSGQVLTVQDLDEAEEIIRDWNEQVVEPLRGVRRFVQSEFAGFADQEWPQDVKQLELRAERVVQNRLCNWWRTKCGSSTDTDRDDRRKLSGEEQLQNLNLYLSRTSDIAIHSGSPLAWPLASAKPKN; this is translated from the coding sequence TTGAGCCAGTTTACAGGCAATCCTTTCTGGGACTATTCGCTGGTTCACTACGGCCGCCCCGAAGTGGCCCGGGCGTGTCTCGAGTTACAGGAAGACGTTGGTGCCAATGTTAATCTGGTCCTGTTTTGTTGCTGGCTCGGCAGTTCCGGACAGGTGTTAACTGTCCAGGATCTGGATGAAGCGGAAGAGATCATTCGGGACTGGAATGAACAGGTTGTCGAGCCGTTGCGTGGCGTTCGGCGTTTTGTGCAGTCGGAATTCGCGGGCTTCGCCGATCAGGAGTGGCCGCAGGATGTTAAGCAACTTGAACTCAGGGCCGAGCGAGTTGTCCAGAATAGGCTGTGTAACTGGTGGCGGACAAAATGCGGCAGCTCAACGGACACAGACAGAGACGATAGAAGAAAGCTGAGCGGCGAAGAACAGCTGCAAAATCTGAATCTTTATTTGAGCCGTACAAGCGATATTGCAATACATTCCGGAAGTCCACTGGCTTGGCCGTTGGCTTCTGCAAAGCCCAAAAACTGA
- a CDS encoding acyl carrier protein phosphodiesterase, with protein sequence MNYLAHLHLAGQCPEQMIGGLLGDFVKGPLRGDYPPAIEAGILLHRKIDVFTDNLPAVRTAITRFEPPYRRFGGILLDLCYDHFLADNWSRYHHRPLTDFCQDFYGNLSDYAEILPDRAKRFSEVAPRVNWLENYAQFQNLEYMLERIGQRFKTPIPLHQAFPELQRDYRLLSNEFHQIFPLLIEFTESQRLK encoded by the coding sequence GTGAACTACCTGGCCCATCTACATCTGGCAGGCCAATGTCCGGAACAAATGATCGGTGGGTTACTGGGTGATTTCGTCAAGGGCCCCCTCCGGGGAGACTACCCGCCAGCGATCGAAGCGGGGATTTTACTGCATCGAAAAATAGACGTTTTTACCGACAATCTTCCGGCCGTCCGGACTGCTATCACTCGCTTCGAACCGCCCTACCGGCGCTTTGGCGGGATACTGCTCGACCTCTGCTACGACCACTTTCTGGCCGATAACTGGTCGAGGTACCACCATCGTCCACTCACAGACTTCTGCCAGGATTTCTACGGCAATCTATCGGATTATGCAGAGATTTTACCGGACAGGGCCAAGCGTTTCAGTGAAGTAGCGCCCCGGGTAAACTGGCTTGAAAACTACGCACAGTTTCAAAATCTGGAATATATGCTGGAACGCATCGGTCAACGTTTTAAAACCCCAATACCCCTCCACCAGGCTTTCCCGGAACTGCAGCGGGACTATCGGTTGTTGTCCAATGAGTTTCACCAGATTTTTCCTCTGTTGATTGAGTTTACTGAAAGCCAACGTCTAAAATGA
- the elbB gene encoding isoprenoid biosynthesis glyoxalase ElbB, translating into MGKRVAVVLSGCGVYDGSEIYESVITLLSLDQAGAEVQCFAPDIEQLHVINHTTGEVAEGETRNVLVEAARLARGDIKKLADADADDFDAVILPGGFGAAKNLSDFAVKGAQLSVREELSNFIRTMHNSGKPVGLMCIAPVMSGVLFGAGVKCTVGDNPEIAAAIESTGAEHRTCGVGDICIDEQNKLVTTPAYMLAGRISEAATGINKLVDAVLAMA; encoded by the coding sequence ATGGGCAAGCGAGTGGCAGTAGTTCTGTCCGGCTGTGGCGTTTATGACGGCTCAGAAATTTACGAAAGTGTGATTACCCTGCTTAGTCTTGATCAGGCTGGTGCCGAGGTCCAGTGCTTTGCACCTGATATTGAGCAATTGCATGTAATTAATCACACCACGGGTGAAGTCGCTGAAGGTGAAACCCGCAATGTGCTGGTGGAAGCGGCAAGATTGGCTCGAGGTGACATCAAAAAATTGGCCGATGCCGATGCCGATGATTTTGATGCGGTCATTTTGCCGGGCGGCTTTGGCGCTGCCAAAAATCTGTCCGATTTCGCTGTCAAGGGTGCGCAGTTGAGTGTCCGCGAGGAACTCAGTAATTTTATACGTACCATGCACAACAGCGGTAAACCGGTTGGATTGATGTGTATCGCACCGGTGATGTCGGGAGTGTTATTTGGTGCTGGAGTAAAGTGCACTGTGGGCGATAACCCCGAGATTGCTGCAGCCATAGAATCCACCGGAGCTGAACACCGGACCTGTGGTGTCGGCGATATCTGTATCGATGAGCAGAACAAGCTGGTTACCACGCCCGCCTATATGTTGGCCGGCCGTATCAGTGAAGCGGCCACGGGCATCAACAAACTAGTGGACGCAGTACTGGCAATGGCTTGA
- a CDS encoding Rsd/AlgQ family anti-sigma factor produces MLENCKSAQERWGGVSQLIDQWLEERQEMLVRFCALGEIRHFSSEDPSQGRKVKTFFEILVDYTSAGHFEIYDQLIREGNSYHDKDALEAANGLLETIDATTELILDFNDKYLETDDLTSLAADLSTLGEAIESRLEAEDCMIEVLHSAHHDQSQKTTS; encoded by the coding sequence ATGCTAGAAAATTGCAAGTCGGCCCAAGAGCGCTGGGGAGGTGTCAGCCAACTGATAGATCAGTGGCTGGAGGAGCGCCAGGAAATGCTGGTTCGCTTTTGTGCGCTGGGCGAAATCCGCCATTTCAGCAGTGAGGACCCCTCACAGGGCAGGAAGGTCAAAACTTTTTTTGAAATTCTTGTGGACTACACTTCCGCAGGCCACTTTGAAATTTACGATCAGTTGATCCGTGAAGGTAACAGTTATCATGACAAGGACGCACTGGAGGCCGCCAACGGACTGCTGGAAACAATTGATGCAACAACAGAGCTGATCCTTGACTTCAATGACAAATATCTGGAGACCGACGATCTCACTTCTCTGGCAGCGGATCTGTCTACGCTGGGAGAGGCCATTGAGTCACGGCTTGAGGCCGAGGACTGCATGATCGAAGTCCTGCATTCCGCACATCACGATCAATCCCAAAAAACAACTAGCTGA
- a CDS encoding LrgB family protein, with product MTAWLATTLLLVLTFAAFAAALWLYRLNRGRPTLQALMHPLVTGPLMVSGILVASHIDYDQYREANQLFFFLLGTTTVALAIPLHQQFHHISRLFRPLIITLIFGASFAVASALVIAWLLGGSIETLISLAPKSVTTPIALGLSEKIGGLPALTAGVVVFTGVVGAVLGPLIFRWLGITDDRIIGFVTGICAHGVGTTRAFEISARCGAFASLGLGMTGALTAFSLPWLVIFFLD from the coding sequence ATGACAGCGTGGCTGGCCACTACCCTGCTGTTGGTACTGACCTTTGCTGCTTTCGCCGCCGCTCTCTGGCTGTATCGGCTCAATCGGGGTAGGCCCACCCTACAGGCGCTGATGCACCCGCTGGTCACAGGCCCGTTAATGGTGAGTGGCATCCTGGTTGCCTCCCATATTGATTACGATCAATACCGGGAGGCCAATCAACTGTTCTTTTTTTTGCTGGGCACCACGACCGTTGCGTTGGCAATCCCGCTTCACCAGCAATTTCATCATATTAGCCGACTATTCAGACCGCTAATCATTACGCTGATATTTGGTGCCAGTTTTGCCGTAGCAAGTGCCCTGGTGATCGCCTGGTTACTGGGTGGCTCCATAGAGACACTGATTTCATTGGCACCCAAATCAGTCACCACCCCTATCGCCCTTGGCCTGTCGGAAAAGATTGGCGGTCTGCCGGCATTGACTGCCGGCGTGGTTGTATTTACCGGCGTGGTGGGAGCGGTGCTGGGCCCACTGATTTTTCGTTGGCTGGGTATCACGGACGACCGCATCATTGGCTTTGTCACAGGAATTTGTGCGCACGGGGTCGGGACAACCAGGGCCTTTGAAATAAGCGCCCGTTGCGGCGCTTTCGCCAGCCTGGGCCTTGGCATGACCGGTGCACTGACAGCTTTCAGCCTGCCGTGGCTGGTCATTTTTTTCCTCGATTAG
- a CDS encoding CidA/LrgA family protein: MNLLRGLAVLTLFQGIGEGISHIAGIPVPGPVIGMVLLFLALQFSHTETPAWLGRTGHSLIRCLSLMFLPACTGLFFLPDISRNQWLPIAGAIVLATLLTLLLAALLMQKLMSAEGERP; this comes from the coding sequence GTGAATTTGCTGCGCGGACTCGCCGTACTGACCCTGTTTCAGGGCATTGGTGAGGGGATCAGTCACATCGCCGGGATACCGGTACCCGGCCCGGTAATCGGCATGGTCCTGTTATTTCTGGCACTGCAGTTCAGCCACACGGAAACACCGGCCTGGCTGGGGCGAACGGGCCACTCGCTTATCCGCTGCCTGTCTCTGATGTTCCTGCCCGCCTGCACCGGCCTGTTTTTTCTGCCTGACATCTCCCGGAACCAATGGCTTCCCATCGCCGGGGCCATTGTTCTGGCAACCCTGCTAACACTGCTATTGGCTGCCCTGTTGATGCAAAAACTGATGTCCGCTGAGGGCGAGCGTCCATGA
- a CDS encoding disulfide bond formation protein B translates to MIPTARQTNLVIFLGCTLLILVALYMQHIMGLIPCYLCVTQRVFVITTGLIALLAFLHHRHTRFYGAITALSALAGGFFSGKQLWLQHLPEERVPACGPPVEYLFDVFKFSDALGMLLRGDGNCAEVQWLFLGLSIPGWTLVCFILLAALGVWQMVRRQ, encoded by the coding sequence ATGATACCGACAGCAAGACAGACTAATCTGGTGATCTTTCTCGGCTGCACGCTGTTGATCCTGGTCGCGCTCTACATGCAACATATAATGGGACTGATTCCCTGTTACCTTTGTGTCACCCAGCGGGTTTTCGTCATAACTACCGGACTTATCGCCCTGCTGGCATTTCTTCACCACCGGCACACACGCTTTTACGGTGCTATCACCGCCCTCAGCGCACTGGCAGGTGGTTTTTTCTCCGGCAAACAGCTCTGGTTGCAACATCTGCCAGAGGAGCGAGTTCCCGCCTGCGGACCACCGGTGGAATACCTGTTTGACGTTTTCAAATTCAGCGATGCGTTGGGCATGCTATTGCGCGGTGACGGCAACTGTGCCGAGGTGCAATGGCTGTTTCTCGGCCTCAGCATTCCCGGTTGGACTCTGGTTTGCTTTATCCTGCTGGCTGCGCTGGGTGTGTGGCAAATGGTTCGCCGCCAGTGA
- a CDS encoding UDP-2,3-diacylglucosamine diphosphatase, with translation MHYNAIWLSDIHLGYRDCKANFLLDFLNKTHTNRLYLVGDVVDLWAMKRSFLWPPSHHEVLRKIIDLANNGTRVIYIPGNHDDLMREVAGTVLLNIEIHQQFVHTTHEGKKLLLLHGDEFDHAVLCSRFARLAGDAGYSLLLHFNRWSNALRRCWGLPYWSLAQYVKNRVRNARAAIIAFEEAAAKEAVRQEADGIVCGHIHQPEIRTIDGILYCNDGDWVESCTALVEHRQGKLELLHWGDLQQAIKCDQAANDSTISAPYSLPRLS, from the coding sequence ATGCACTATAACGCCATATGGCTATCGGACATTCATTTGGGCTATCGGGACTGCAAGGCAAATTTCTTGCTGGATTTCCTCAATAAAACTCACACTAACCGGCTTTACTTGGTAGGTGATGTGGTCGATTTGTGGGCAATGAAACGCTCTTTTCTCTGGCCACCCAGTCATCACGAGGTATTGCGCAAAATCATCGATCTGGCGAATAACGGCACCCGGGTGATTTATATACCGGGCAATCACGATGATCTGATGAGAGAAGTGGCTGGCACCGTGCTTCTCAATATCGAGATTCACCAGCAATTTGTCCACACCACCCACGAGGGCAAAAAATTACTCTTGCTGCACGGTGATGAGTTCGATCATGCTGTGCTGTGCAGCCGGTTTGCGCGTCTGGCAGGCGACGCCGGCTACAGCCTGCTGCTACATTTTAACCGCTGGAGCAACGCCTTGAGACGCTGTTGGGGGCTGCCTTACTGGTCGCTCGCTCAGTACGTGAAGAACCGGGTCAGAAATGCCCGTGCGGCCATAATCGCTTTTGAAGAAGCAGCGGCCAAGGAAGCCGTTCGTCAGGAAGCAGACGGTATTGTCTGCGGGCACATCCACCAACCAGAAATCCGAACGATCGATGGGATTCTCTATTGCAATGATGGCGATTGGGTGGAGAGCTGCACGGCATTGGTCGAACATCGCCAGGGCAAGCTCGAGCTGCTTCACTGGGGCGACCTGCAACAGGCGATCAAATGCGATCAGGCAGCCAATGACAGTACGATCAGCGCACCGTATTCACTACCGCGGCTCTCCTGA
- a CDS encoding FKBP-type peptidyl-prolyl cis-trans isomerase: protein MKMKYLLLASTAIFALGACSEKPQTQQTSDQDQEPVLETQLQKYSYVIGVDMGGQLAMGGIELDRETFAAGLADALDNRPPRIDNEELAEVIETFHAEQQAKQQSLNGEKQAEMAKAGEKNAAEGKAFLAANANKDGVITTETGLQYKVITAGTGASPDVNDQVSVEYRGTLVDGTEFDASEKHGGAIELNVGQVIPGWTEALQKMQEGAKWELYIPSDLAYGPNGTAGLIGPNATLIFEVELVKVMGLD, encoded by the coding sequence ATGAAAATGAAATATCTACTGCTGGCTTCGACGGCCATTTTTGCTCTTGGCGCCTGCAGTGAAAAGCCCCAGACACAGCAGACAAGCGATCAGGATCAGGAGCCGGTTCTGGAAACGCAATTACAGAAGTACAGTTATGTCATTGGTGTGGATATGGGTGGCCAATTGGCCATGGGTGGTATTGAGCTGGACCGCGAAACCTTTGCCGCGGGTCTGGCTGACGCACTCGATAATCGTCCTCCGCGTATTGATAACGAAGAGCTGGCCGAGGTGATTGAAACCTTCCATGCGGAGCAGCAGGCCAAGCAACAGTCATTAAATGGTGAAAAGCAGGCGGAGATGGCAAAAGCTGGAGAGAAAAATGCCGCTGAGGGAAAAGCCTTTCTTGCTGCCAACGCCAATAAAGACGGTGTGATTACCACTGAAACCGGACTGCAATACAAGGTCATTACGGCCGGTACTGGCGCATCGCCTGATGTCAACGATCAGGTTTCCGTAGAGTATCGGGGGACTTTGGTTGACGGTACTGAGTTTGATGCCTCCGAGAAACACGGTGGTGCGATAGAGCTGAACGTCGGACAGGTAATCCCGGGTTGGACGGAAGCGCTGCAGAAAATGCAGGAAGGAGCCAAGTGGGAGCTTTACATTCCCTCCGATCTTGCCTACGGCCCAAATGGCACAGCCGGGCTGATCGGTCCCAATGCGACACTGATTTTTGAAGTGGAGCTGGTCAAAGTGATGGGCTTGGATTAA
- a CDS encoding UDP-glucose dehydrogenase family protein produces the protein MRVTVFGGGYVGLVTSVCLAHVGHQVSCIDQDALKINALRRGIAPIFEPGLEDYLVETQRQGSLVFTTDVAEAVTHGEVIFIAVGTPCDEDGEADTRHVLSVADTIGQYLQDSAVIVNKSTVPVGTADKVRALIEKKLHHRALDIPFDVVSNPEFLKEGAAIGDFMKPDRIVLGTGSERATGIMRELYAPFNRNHEKLMVMDVRSAELTKYAANAMLATKISFINEIANLAEYLGADIEKVRLGIGADPRIGYHFIYPGCGYGGSCFPKDVRALQVTAEKVGYLTPLLSAVQQVNSEQKQRLFQKLYHYFNGDLKGKTIAVWGLAFKPRTDDMREAPSRVLLESLWQHGALVQAYDPRAMEECQRIYGDRDDLVLAGTKESAAKGADGLVICTEWKHFWAPDFAALAEKMKRPLIVDGRNLFDPRRVAEAGFDYLAMGRTGVVKQGGNSGPAVIGACNTLAESVT, from the coding sequence ATGAGAGTGACAGTATTTGGTGGAGGCTATGTGGGATTGGTGACCAGTGTGTGTCTTGCCCATGTTGGCCATCAGGTTTCCTGTATTGATCAGGATGCACTGAAAATAAATGCGTTGCGTCGAGGGATAGCCCCTATTTTTGAACCCGGTCTTGAGGACTATCTGGTAGAAACACAGCGGCAGGGATCGTTGGTGTTTACGACCGACGTCGCCGAAGCCGTTACCCATGGCGAAGTGATTTTTATCGCCGTGGGCACGCCCTGTGATGAAGATGGTGAGGCGGATACCCGACATGTCCTGTCAGTGGCAGACACCATTGGCCAGTATCTGCAGGACTCTGCCGTGATTGTTAATAAATCCACGGTGCCTGTGGGCACAGCCGATAAAGTGAGGGCCCTGATTGAAAAGAAGCTCCATCATCGTGCGCTCGATATACCCTTTGACGTGGTCTCAAACCCCGAGTTTCTGAAAGAAGGTGCAGCCATCGGTGATTTTATGAAGCCGGACCGGATTGTACTTGGCACTGGTTCCGAACGCGCCACCGGCATTATGCGGGAGCTTTATGCACCGTTTAACCGAAATCATGAAAAGTTGATGGTCATGGACGTTCGCTCAGCGGAGCTGACCAAATACGCAGCAAATGCGATGTTGGCCACCAAAATCAGTTTTATCAATGAGATAGCGAATCTCGCCGAATACCTGGGTGCCGATATCGAAAAAGTTCGTCTGGGCATCGGTGCGGACCCCCGCATTGGCTACCATTTTATTTACCCTGGTTGTGGTTACGGGGGCTCCTGTTTTCCAAAGGATGTGCGTGCCCTGCAGGTGACGGCTGAAAAGGTGGGTTACCTCACCCCCCTGCTGTCGGCGGTACAGCAGGTCAATAGCGAACAGAAACAGCGGCTGTTTCAGAAGCTCTACCATTACTTTAATGGTGACCTGAAGGGGAAAACCATTGCCGTGTGGGGGCTGGCATTCAAGCCTCGAACCGACGATATGCGCGAGGCCCCGAGCAGGGTGCTATTGGAGTCTCTCTGGCAGCATGGCGCCCTGGTGCAGGCATATGACCCACGCGCCATGGAGGAGTGTCAGCGCATCTACGGCGATCGCGACGATCTGGTGTTGGCAGGCACCAAAGAGTCTGCGGCGAAGGGTGCTGATGGATTGGTGATCTGTACAGAATGGAAGCACTTCTGGGCCCCTGACTTTGCAGCGCTTGCCGAGAAAATGAAGCGACCCTTAATTGTTGATGGCCGCAACCTGTTTGATCCCAGGCGGGTTGCCGAAGCCGGTTTTGATTACCTGGCGATGGGGCGGACGGGTGTCGTGAAACAGGGGGGCAACAGTGGCCCTGCAGTGATTGGGGCGTGCAATACGCTGGCGGAGTCAGTGACCTGA
- the gshA gene encoding glutamate--cysteine ligase, producing the protein MPLLKNRLALLTDASGDQLLTGMVRGIEKESLRVTPAGKLAQTPHPLALGSALTHPKITTDYSEALLEFITPPSRDADLVLQTLEDIHRFTYHRIGDELLWANSMPCQLSGDSDIPVGYYGTSNIGKMKSVYRVGLGHRYGRLMQTIAGIHYNFSAPDSLWEMLRKAENPGQSLQNFKTENYFALIRNFRRYFWLLLYLFGASPGVCRSFVRGREHRLIPFGKDDHSLYAPDATSLRMGDLGYQSTAQEQLIVCYNDLRSYVTTLRGALVKPYPAYESVGLKDLHGEYHQLSTHLLQIENEFYSTIRPKRTTNTGETPLRALWERGVEYIEVRCIDLNPYQPLGINREQIDFLDIFLLTCLLASSPDTDDQEYRNILENQRLTVYRGRDPLLTLRDGGSDRSLLEWSEAIFADMKPVADMMDDHHGDDRYRKTLLSLRHRLKDPSLTPSARMLEEMAETNQTFFRVAMKYATRHREYFLDTPLDRETEAHYQQLARDSLRQQQEIEQRDDRSFDQFLADYYRQYDFQL; encoded by the coding sequence TTGCCACTACTAAAAAACCGTTTGGCCCTGCTGACTGATGCGTCCGGGGATCAGCTCCTGACCGGTATGGTCAGAGGTATTGAGAAAGAGAGCCTGCGGGTGACGCCGGCCGGCAAACTGGCACAGACTCCCCATCCATTGGCATTGGGGTCTGCGTTGACCCACCCGAAAATCACCACGGATTACTCGGAGGCATTACTGGAATTCATTACGCCACCTTCCAGGGATGCCGATCTGGTATTGCAAACCCTGGAGGATATCCACCGCTTCACTTACCACAGGATTGGCGATGAATTGCTCTGGGCCAACAGTATGCCCTGCCAGCTCAGTGGCGACAGTGATATTCCGGTGGGCTATTACGGCACCTCCAATATTGGCAAAATGAAAAGTGTTTACCGGGTTGGTCTGGGCCACCGCTATGGCCGACTGATGCAGACGATTGCCGGTATCCACTACAATTTTTCAGCCCCGGATTCACTCTGGGAGATGTTGCGCAAGGCAGAGAATCCCGGCCAGTCGCTACAGAATTTTAAAACTGAAAACTACTTTGCCCTGATTCGCAATTTCCGCCGTTACTTCTGGTTATTACTCTATTTGTTCGGTGCGTCGCCCGGGGTTTGCCGCAGCTTTGTCAGAGGTCGTGAGCATCGCCTGATACCCTTTGGCAAAGACGATCACAGCCTCTACGCGCCCGACGCCACATCACTGAGAATGGGCGACTTGGGTTATCAAAGCACGGCCCAGGAGCAACTGATTGTCTGTTATAACGATCTGCGCAGCTACGTGACCACCCTCCGCGGTGCGCTGGTCAAACCCTATCCGGCGTACGAATCAGTAGGACTCAAAGACCTTCATGGCGAGTACCATCAACTAAGCACCCATTTACTACAGATTGAAAATGAGTTTTACAGCACCATCCGGCCAAAGCGGACGACCAACACCGGAGAGACTCCATTGAGGGCACTGTGGGAGCGCGGTGTTGAATATATCGAGGTGCGCTGTATTGACCTTAATCCTTACCAGCCGCTGGGTATTAATCGTGAACAGATAGATTTCCTCGACATTTTTCTGCTCACTTGCCTGTTGGCCAGTAGCCCGGACACCGATGACCAGGAATATCGAAATATCCTGGAAAATCAGCGGCTCACGGTTTATCGGGGACGCGATCCCCTGCTTACCCTACGGGACGGCGGAAGTGATCGATCACTCCTCGAATGGTCCGAAGCAATTTTTGCCGACATGAAACCAGTGGCTGACATGATGGATGATCACCATGGCGATGACCGTTACCGAAAAACGTTGCTGTCACTACGCCATCGGTTAAAAGACCCTTCACTGACCCCCTCGGCCCGGATGCTGGAGGAAATGGCAGAGACCAACCAGACATTCTTTCGCGTCGCCATGAAGTACGCCACCCGGCACCGCGAATACTTCCTGGACACACCACTGGATCGGGAAACTGAGGCACACTACCAACAGCTGGCCCGCGATTCACTGCGACAGCAACAGGAGATTGAGCAGCGCGATGACCGCAGTTTCGACCAGTTTCTTGCCGATTATTACCGGCAGTATGATTTTCAGCTGTGA